The Methanoculleus marisnigri JR1 genome window below encodes:
- a CDS encoding glycosyltransferase family 4 protein yields the protein METLKLAFFCWESLHSTFKVGGLAPAATHLAERLALMGHEVHFFTRGEGDDATINGVRYHYCLPYGDNVIEYCRTMSNMLVDAFRAHDTPPFDILHFHDWHLVEALHVLRDRNTVLSFHSTEYGRHGGNFGGWWEFQEISGKEWYGGYIAKAVTTVSNSTKTEVMWLYNVPEWKVTVIPNGIDPDAYRARVDPGEVKKHYGIHPLAPVVLFVGRLTYQKGPDLLMQAIPEILAKRWDVQFLFAGTGDMRGYLEGTANGLPVQFLGYVSDEDHVRLLNACDLVAIPSRNEPFGLVLTGAWSAERCVVATDVGGLAENIDNFKNGIKVPVRSDSIAWGVCHLIDDPAYMQKLGRAGRRKVMDTFRWSVVTERMLGVYRDIPLAGRDEDTWDG from the coding sequence ATGGAAACGCTTAAGTTAGCATTCTTCTGCTGGGAGTCGCTCCATTCCACGTTCAAGGTGGGCGGCCTTGCGCCGGCGGCGACCCATCTCGCCGAGCGCCTTGCCCTGATGGGGCACGAGGTCCATTTCTTCACGCGGGGAGAGGGAGACGACGCGACAATCAACGGCGTCCGCTACCACTACTGCCTGCCGTACGGCGACAACGTCATCGAGTACTGCAGGACGATGAGCAACATGCTCGTGGACGCGTTCCGCGCTCACGACACGCCGCCGTTCGACATCCTCCATTTCCACGACTGGCACCTCGTTGAGGCGCTGCATGTTCTCCGTGACAGGAACACCGTTCTCTCCTTCCACTCCACCGAGTACGGCCGGCACGGGGGGAATTTCGGCGGCTGGTGGGAGTTCCAGGAGATATCGGGCAAGGAGTGGTACGGGGGCTACATCGCAAAGGCGGTCACGACCGTCTCCAATTCAACGAAGACCGAGGTGATGTGGCTCTACAACGTCCCCGAATGGAAGGTCACCGTCATCCCGAACGGGATCGATCCCGATGCCTACCGCGCCCGGGTCGACCCGGGCGAGGTGAAGAAGCACTACGGCATCCATCCGCTCGCACCCGTCGTCCTCTTCGTCGGGCGCCTCACCTACCAGAAAGGGCCCGACCTCCTGATGCAGGCCATACCCGAGATCCTCGCCAAACGCTGGGACGTGCAGTTTCTCTTCGCCGGCACCGGGGATATGCGCGGTTACCTGGAAGGGACGGCGAACGGTCTTCCCGTGCAGTTCCTCGGCTACGTCTCCGATGAGGATCACGTCCGGCTCCTGAACGCGTGCGACCTTGTCGCCATCCCGAGCAGGAACGAGCCGTTCGGGCTCGTCCTCACGGGGGCCTGGAGTGCGGAGCGCTGCGTCGTCGCGACCGACGTCGGGGGGCTCGCCGAGAATATCGACAACTTCAAAAACGGGATCAAGGTTCCCGTCCGGTCGGACTCGATCGCCTGGGGGGTCTGCCACCTCATCGACGATCCGGCCTACATGCAGAAACTCGGGAGAGCCGGCCGCAGGAAAGTGATGGATACGTTCCGGTGGAGCGTCGTCACGGAACGGATGCTCGGCGTCTACAGGGACATCCCCCTGGCGGGCCGCGATGAAGATACCTGGGACGGGTGA
- a CDS encoding DUF3536 domain-containing protein, translated as MRAVCIHGHFYQPPRENPWLGEVGVQRSAAPYHDWNERVTAECYAPNTAARILDDDGMIEELVNNYARISFTAAPTLFAWLERHRPDIYGAILDADRESRERYGGHGSAIACCYNHVIMPLAARRDKRAQVAWGVRDFASRFGREPEGMWLPETAVDIESLEALAAAGIRFTILAPHQAAGVRAIGEDGWMDVSGGGVETRMPYLCRLPSGRSIAVFFYDGTIARDVAFGDLLSDGRRLADRLTGAFSRERGRPELVHIATDAETYGHHREFGEMALARCLRAIEAHRDIRLTVYGEYLAAHPPTHEALVREETSWSCAHGIERWRGECGCHTGKELGWSQAWRGPLREAIEMVRDALAPRSEEALALLVRDPAEARDNAVDLVLARWSDESVAAFFSRHAPGGIDAEGRRRALSLLEAERQAMLMQTSCGWFFDDITEPGGVQVMRHAKRAMDIARQAFGLDLEARFVEILRRAPVNDPRYATGAEVYDVLVRPAAADLPRIAAGTALYALFGLDHPAAASGIYDVAGDWPYRLNAKERRILGTVRVRCRATGEEALFDAAVCFSGIDRVVIGVREDGGGEAFWTVWESSDPAGAIAGAFSRVYTAPDLSDEERWTIAREIAPGIGDAVCAVYRDAMPTIGALDDLGIPAPGAAVRLLAHARAERLLAMIGEGCPDPGLFYALAEEMRAGSIEPDLAALGEAASRRITFALRAAAARPDDPAPLEEVSRIVGCAKIFPLLLALWESQNICVGMRGHYAEVRERAGRGDGGAERWTEAFGRAAACLGVRVT; from the coding sequence ATGCGTGCCGTCTGCATCCACGGGCATTTCTACCAGCCCCCGCGCGAGAACCCCTGGCTCGGCGAGGTGGGGGTGCAGCGTTCCGCCGCACCGTACCACGACTGGAACGAACGGGTGACCGCGGAGTGTTACGCCCCGAACACCGCCGCACGCATCCTCGATGATGACGGGATGATCGAGGAACTCGTGAACAACTACGCACGGATCAGTTTCACGGCCGCACCGACGCTTTTTGCCTGGCTCGAGCGCCACCGGCCGGATATCTACGGTGCGATTCTCGACGCCGACCGCGAGAGCCGGGAGCGCTACGGCGGCCACGGGTCCGCGATCGCCTGCTGCTACAACCACGTCATCATGCCGCTCGCGGCCCGGCGGGACAAGCGTGCCCAGGTCGCCTGGGGTGTCCGTGACTTTGCGTCACGGTTCGGCCGGGAACCCGAAGGGATGTGGCTCCCGGAGACGGCGGTCGATATCGAATCCCTGGAGGCGCTGGCGGCGGCGGGGATCCGGTTCACCATCCTCGCCCCCCATCAGGCCGCAGGCGTGCGGGCGATCGGGGAAGACGGCTGGATGGACGTCTCCGGCGGGGGGGTCGAGACGAGGATGCCCTACCTCTGCCGGCTCCCTTCCGGGCGAAGCATCGCGGTCTTCTTCTACGACGGGACGATCGCCCGCGACGTCGCGTTCGGCGACCTGCTCTCCGACGGGCGGCGGCTTGCCGACCGGCTGACGGGCGCGTTCTCCCGGGAGAGAGGCCGCCCGGAACTCGTGCATATCGCAACCGATGCCGAGACCTACGGCCACCACCGCGAGTTCGGGGAGATGGCGCTCGCCCGCTGCCTCCGGGCTATCGAGGCGCACCGGGACATCCGCCTCACGGTCTACGGCGAGTACCTCGCCGCCCACCCGCCCACGCACGAGGCGCTGGTTCGCGAAGAGACATCGTGGAGCTGCGCTCACGGCATCGAACGATGGCGGGGAGAGTGCGGGTGCCATACCGGAAAAGAGCTCGGGTGGTCGCAGGCGTGGCGCGGACCGCTCCGGGAGGCGATCGAGATGGTCAGGGACGCTCTCGCTCCCCGGTCGGAGGAGGCGCTCGCTCTTCTCGTCCGCGACCCGGCGGAGGCCCGCGACAACGCCGTCGATCTCGTCCTCGCCCGGTGGTCGGACGAGAGCGTGGCGGCGTTCTTCTCCCGGCACGCGCCCGGCGGCATCGATGCCGAAGGCCGGCGGCGGGCGCTCTCCCTCCTTGAAGCGGAGCGGCAGGCGATGCTGATGCAGACGAGCTGCGGCTGGTTCTTCGACGACATCACCGAGCCGGGGGGCGTCCAGGTGATGCGGCACGCAAAAAGGGCTATGGATATCGCCCGGCAGGCTTTCGGGCTCGACCTCGAGGCGCGGTTCGTCGAGATCCTCCGCCGCGCTCCGGTGAACGATCCGCGCTACGCGACCGGAGCGGAGGTCTATGACGTCCTGGTCCGGCCGGCGGCGGCCGACCTCCCCCGGATCGCGGCCGGGACCGCTCTCTACGCGCTCTTCGGCCTCGACCACCCCGCGGCTGCGTCGGGGATCTACGACGTCGCCGGAGACTGGCCGTACCGCCTGAACGCAAAAGAACGCCGTATCCTCGGGACCGTCCGGGTGCGGTGCCGGGCGACGGGGGAGGAGGCGCTCTTCGATGCGGCCGTGTGCTTCTCCGGGATCGACCGGGTCGTCATCGGCGTGCGCGAGGACGGCGGCGGGGAGGCGTTCTGGACGGTATGGGAGAGCTCCGATCCGGCAGGGGCGATAGCCGGTGCCTTTTCCCGGGTCTATACCGCTCCCGACCTCTCCGACGAGGAGCGGTGGACGATCGCCCGCGAGATCGCGCCCGGGATCGGAGACGCCGTCTGCGCGGTCTACCGCGATGCGATGCCAACAATCGGGGCGCTCGACGATCTCGGGATCCCCGCGCCGGGAGCCGCCGTCCGTCTCCTGGCGCACGCCCGCGCCGAACGGCTGCTCGCGATGATTGGAGAGGGGTGCCCCGACCCCGGGCTGTTTTACGCGCTCGCGGAGGAGATGCGGGCGGGAAGCATCGAGCCCGATCTCGCGGCCCTCGGGGAGGCGGCGAGCAGGCGGATCACGTTCGCTCTCCGGGCGGCAGCGGCCCGCCCGGATGATCCCGCTCCGCTCGAAGAGGTCTCCCGCATCGTCGGGTGTGCAAAGATATTTCCTTTATTGCTTGCTCTATGGGAGAGCCAGAACATCTGCGTCGGGATGCGCGGGCACTATGCGGAGGTGCGGGAGCGTGCCGGCCGGGGTGACGGGGGTGCAGAACGGTGGACCGAAGCCTTCGGGAGAGCGGCAGCATGCCTCGGCGTGCGGGTGACGTAG
- a CDS encoding alpha-amylase yields MTGEGANPPKVCLGFDIHYPCYLNPGFQPDLVKGKRNVKESYFNPDVKEDLRGVIDRSFRPTTELLLELLDEGFTCAFAISGTVVENLDAWYPEMLELLSRAATHPNAELLAGTYYHSVAGQFTDLTEFTDELLMHRNLMKEHFSVTPTTFAHTDYPITPTTAEALAGAGIEAAIIEGGEGPALERDPNHTYTYRGLPVLVTHCDLSDDIAVRFPWRGWDKWPLMAGQYAGWLSVSPGDYITLFLDYRIFGDFIGAEAGILEFLRALPSALAAEGIETIRPSDAARLPPHEEIGEIGEIGETGDPTGSLGRQRNIMQQSALEALEEAGGLVTDPEIWRCLLETEHIRRMAMRSTSCGKPLHAVSHQATYDYFASFMRILSHAEERSAIIARSPKAALSLRCVPPDKAFYFSSYDRPAGYAAHSLQELANMLEFAPDDVIRYHVEREDFNRWIAQVIGDTQLAEKIWGIYDRRRLRTMIQKRINKLWKRLS; encoded by the coding sequence ATGACAGGCGAGGGCGCAAATCCACCAAAGGTCTGCCTGGGATTCGATATTCATTATCCATGCTATCTCAATCCCGGGTTTCAACCTGATCTGGTAAAGGGAAAGAGAAACGTAAAAGAGAGTTACTTTAACCCGGACGTGAAGGAAGACCTGAGAGGGGTCATCGACCGCTCCTTCCGACCGACGACGGAACTCCTCCTCGAACTCCTCGATGAGGGGTTTACGTGCGCCTTTGCGATATCCGGAACGGTGGTGGAGAACCTCGATGCGTGGTACCCGGAGATGCTCGAACTTCTCTCCCGTGCGGCAACTCACCCAAACGCCGAACTCCTCGCCGGAACCTACTACCACAGCGTCGCCGGGCAGTTCACCGATCTCACGGAGTTCACGGACGAACTTCTCATGCACCGGAACCTGATGAAGGAGCACTTCTCGGTCACGCCGACCACGTTTGCGCATACCGATTACCCGATCACCCCGACCACCGCAGAGGCGCTTGCCGGGGCCGGAATTGAGGCGGCCATCATCGAGGGAGGGGAGGGCCCCGCTCTTGAGAGGGACCCGAACCATACCTACACCTACCGGGGCCTCCCGGTCCTCGTCACCCACTGCGACCTCTCCGACGATATCGCCGTGCGGTTTCCGTGGCGGGGGTGGGACAAGTGGCCGCTGATGGCCGGCCAGTATGCGGGGTGGCTCTCCGTATCCCCCGGCGACTACATCACGCTCTTCCTCGACTACCGCATCTTCGGGGACTTCATCGGGGCCGAGGCGGGCATCCTCGAGTTCCTGCGTGCGCTCCCGTCCGCCCTCGCCGCGGAGGGGATAGAGACCATACGTCCCTCAGACGCCGCCCGGCTTCCACCGCACGAGGAGATCGGGGAGATCGGGGAGATCGGGGAGACCGGCGACCCGACCGGCTCGCTGGGCCGGCAGAGGAACATTATGCAGCAGTCCGCCCTCGAGGCACTCGAGGAGGCCGGGGGCCTGGTGACAGACCCGGAGATCTGGCGCTGCCTCCTTGAGACCGAGCATATTCGCCGGATGGCCATGCGCTCGACCTCGTGCGGAAAACCGCTTCACGCCGTCAGCCACCAGGCGACCTACGACTACTTCGCCTCATTTATGCGGATCCTCTCGCACGCCGAGGAGCGGTCTGCAATCATCGCCCGGTCGCCCAAGGCCGCTCTCTCGCTCCGTTGCGTCCCCCCGGATAAGGCGTTCTACTTCTCGTCATATGACCGGCCGGCCGGGTATGCCGCCCACAGTCTCCAGGAACTCGCAAATATGCTCGAGTTTGCCCCGGACGATGTCATCCGGTACCACGTGGAGCGGGAGGACTTCAACCGCTGGATCGCCCAGGTCATCGGCGATACGCAACTGGCGGAGAAGATCTGGGGCATCTACGACCGCAGGAGACTCCGAACGATGATTCAGAAGAGGATCAACAAACTATGGAAACGCTTAAGTTAG
- the glgB gene encoding 1,4-alpha-glucan branching protein GlgB, giving the protein MKIPGTGESVQQALPDITKTGTLVTDYDVYLFRQGNHTRLYEKLGAHPAVADGVQGTFFSVWAPNAAEVSVIGDFNGWKAGEHPLTARGDNSGIWEGFVPELGQGALYKYHIRSRYRDYCVEKGDPFARFWEVPPKTASVVWDTAYAWRDRSWMRCREEANTPDAPVSVYEVHIGSWRMPEGERRCTSYRELATELADYLLEAGFTHVEFLPVMEHPLYASWGYQTLGYFAPTSRYGTPQDFMHLVEHLHLRGIGVILDWVPSHFPSDGYGLSYFDGTYLYEHALPGRRYHPEWKSYVFNLARNEVRSFLISSAVFWLERYHADGLRVDAVSSMLYLDYARSAGEWTPNVYGGRENLEAMVFLRKVNDTVHANFPDVLVIAEEATAWPGVTAPTATGGLGFDLKWNMGWMHDALDYFTLDPVFRKYRPDLLTFSIWYAFSERYVLPLSHDEVVHEKSSLIGKMPGDEWRKRANLRLLYGYMFTHPGKKLLFMGGEFGQWPEWSHETGLEWDLLQYAPHQGILRWVTDLNRLYRRKPALHERDADQAGFEWVDFSDVEKSVVSYLRRGRSADDVVLVICNFTPVPRYDYRIGVPFGGFWKEVLNSDAVEYGGSGVGNLGGVEAERIPAHGRSCSLPLTLPPLGVVVFCPEGA; this is encoded by the coding sequence ATGAAGATACCTGGGACGGGTGAGAGCGTGCAGCAGGCGTTGCCCGACATCACGAAGACCGGGACTCTCGTCACCGACTACGATGTCTACCTCTTCCGGCAGGGTAACCACACCCGCCTCTACGAGAAGCTGGGAGCGCATCCCGCCGTCGCCGACGGTGTGCAGGGGACGTTCTTTTCCGTCTGGGCGCCGAACGCCGCGGAAGTCTCGGTCATCGGGGACTTCAACGGATGGAAGGCGGGCGAACACCCGCTCACGGCGCGGGGCGACAACTCCGGCATCTGGGAGGGGTTCGTCCCGGAACTCGGCCAGGGGGCGCTCTACAAATACCACATCAGGAGCAGGTACCGCGACTACTGCGTGGAGAAGGGCGACCCGTTCGCCCGCTTCTGGGAGGTTCCGCCGAAGACCGCGTCCGTTGTCTGGGACACTGCCTACGCCTGGCGCGACCGGTCGTGGATGCGCTGCCGGGAAGAGGCGAACACCCCGGACGCCCCGGTATCCGTCTATGAGGTTCATATCGGTTCGTGGCGGATGCCGGAGGGGGAGAGACGGTGCACGAGCTACCGGGAGCTTGCAACCGAACTCGCCGACTACCTGCTCGAGGCGGGGTTCACGCACGTCGAGTTTCTCCCGGTCATGGAGCATCCGCTCTACGCCTCCTGGGGCTACCAGACGCTCGGCTACTTTGCCCCCACGAGCAGGTACGGCACCCCGCAGGACTTCATGCACCTCGTCGAGCACCTCCACCTGCGCGGGATCGGGGTAATCCTCGACTGGGTGCCGTCCCACTTCCCGTCCGACGGCTACGGCCTCTCCTACTTCGACGGCACCTACCTCTACGAGCATGCCCTCCCCGGCCGGCGCTACCACCCGGAATGGAAGAGTTACGTCTTCAATCTCGCGAGGAACGAGGTCAGGTCGTTTCTCATCAGCAGCGCCGTCTTCTGGCTCGAACGCTACCACGCGGACGGTCTCCGGGTCGACGCGGTCTCTTCGATGCTCTACCTCGATTACGCCCGGAGCGCCGGAGAATGGACGCCGAACGTCTACGGCGGGCGGGAGAACCTCGAGGCGATGGTGTTTCTCCGGAAGGTGAACGACACTGTCCACGCCAACTTCCCGGACGTCCTCGTCATCGCCGAGGAGGCGACCGCCTGGCCGGGGGTGACCGCCCCGACCGCGACCGGGGGGCTCGGGTTCGACCTGAAGTGGAACATGGGCTGGATGCACGATGCGCTGGACTACTTCACGCTCGACCCGGTCTTTCGGAAGTACCGCCCCGATCTCCTGACGTTCAGCATATGGTACGCGTTCTCCGAGCGTTATGTCCTCCCCCTCTCGCACGACGAGGTCGTTCACGAGAAAAGTTCGCTCATCGGGAAGATGCCCGGCGACGAGTGGCGGAAACGGGCGAATCTTCGTCTCCTATATGGGTATATGTTCACGCACCCGGGCAAGAAACTCCTCTTCATGGGGGGCGAGTTCGGGCAGTGGCCGGAGTGGAGCCACGAGACCGGGCTCGAGTGGGACCTCCTGCAGTACGCCCCGCACCAGGGGATCCTCCGGTGGGTTACCGATTTGAACCGCCTCTACCGGCGGAAGCCTGCCCTCCACGAGCGGGACGCCGATCAGGCGGGGTTCGAGTGGGTCGATTTCTCGGACGTCGAGAAGAGCGTCGTCAGCTACCTGCGGCGGGGGCGGTCGGCCGACGACGTCGTCCTGGTCATCTGCAACTTCACCCCGGTGCCGCGCTACGACTACCGGATCGGCGTCCCGTTCGGCGGGTTCTGGAAAGAGGTGCTCAACAGCGATGCGGTCGAGTACGGCGGGAGCGGTGTCGGGAACCTCGGCGGGGTGGAAGCGGAGCGAATCCCGGCCCACGGCCGGTCGTGTTCGCTTCCGCTCACCCTGCCCCCGCTCGGGGTGGTCGTCTTCTGTCCCGAGGGGGCGTGA
- the malQ gene encoding 4-alpha-glucanotransferase, producing MNRRSSGVLLHVTSLPSPYGIGDLGPAAYRFVDLLSRAGQRYWQILPLNPTCPEFANSPYQSTSAFAGNTWLISPEQMVADGFLAPEDIADPPDFPADRVDYRAVLDYKNGLFDTAFERFKGRDSDFRYEDFAADNTSWLNDYAIFMALRERFSGKVWGDWPAGIRDRHDEALRKYGTELADRIFREKFLQYVFDRQWETLKKHCRMRHLQIVGDIPFYLTYDSVDLWANPRLFKLDEQKKPTAVAGVPPDMFSDAGQLWGNPVYNWDAHRERGFGWWESRIDRTLALVDRLRLDHFRGFVQFWEVPAGEETARNGHWVDAPGRDLFTLLARSRSCLPIIAEDLGHITPDVHEMMAYFGFPGMKILTFGFSGDVAQNPHAPHNITEGSVAYTGTHDNNTVRGWFGREVPDDQKNLLFRYIGGPVSGDEIHRILIRLAMLSPADTVIVPMQDILGLGEEARMNRPGTTEGNWEWRLRPDQAGEESMREFAEVTGIYGRG from the coding sequence ATGAACCGGCGGAGCAGCGGGGTTCTCCTGCACGTCACGTCGCTGCCGTCGCCGTACGGGATCGGCGATCTCGGACCCGCGGCGTACCGGTTCGTGGATCTCCTCAGCCGTGCCGGGCAGCGCTACTGGCAGATCCTCCCCCTCAACCCGACGTGCCCGGAGTTCGCCAACTCGCCTTACCAGAGCACCTCAGCGTTCGCCGGAAACACCTGGCTCATCAGCCCCGAGCAGATGGTCGCGGACGGTTTCCTCGCCCCGGAGGATATCGCAGACCCGCCGGACTTTCCTGCGGACCGGGTCGACTACCGGGCGGTTCTCGACTACAAGAACGGTCTCTTCGATACGGCGTTCGAACGGTTCAAGGGACGCGATTCGGATTTTCGCTACGAAGATTTCGCGGCCGACAACACGTCGTGGCTCAACGACTATGCCATCTTCATGGCACTCAGGGAGCGGTTCTCCGGAAAGGTCTGGGGCGACTGGCCGGCCGGAATCCGGGACCGGCACGATGAGGCGTTGCGGAAGTACGGCACGGAACTTGCCGACCGGATCTTTCGGGAGAAGTTCCTCCAGTACGTCTTCGACCGTCAGTGGGAGACGCTCAAGAAGCATTGCCGCATGCGCCACCTCCAGATCGTCGGGGACATCCCGTTCTACCTCACCTACGACAGCGTCGACCTCTGGGCAAACCCGCGGCTCTTCAAACTCGACGAGCAGAAGAAGCCGACTGCCGTCGCGGGCGTGCCGCCGGATATGTTCAGCGATGCCGGGCAGCTCTGGGGGAACCCGGTCTACAACTGGGACGCGCACCGGGAGCGGGGATTCGGGTGGTGGGAGAGCCGGATCGATCGCACCCTCGCCCTCGTCGACCGGCTGCGCCTCGACCACTTCCGGGGGTTCGTGCAGTTCTGGGAGGTGCCGGCCGGGGAAGAGACCGCACGGAACGGGCACTGGGTCGACGCGCCCGGCAGAGACCTCTTCACGCTGCTTGCACGGAGCAGGTCGTGCCTTCCCATCATCGCCGAAGACCTCGGTCACATCACTCCCGACGTCCACGAGATGATGGCGTATTTCGGGTTCCCGGGGATGAAGATCCTGACCTTCGGCTTCTCCGGCGACGTCGCGCAGAACCCCCATGCGCCCCACAACATCACGGAAGGTTCCGTCGCCTACACGGGGACGCACGACAACAACACCGTCCGGGGGTGGTTCGGGCGCGAGGTCCCCGACGACCAGAAGAACCTCCTGTTCCGCTACATCGGGGGACCGGTGAGCGGCGATGAGATACACCGGATCCTCATCCGTCTCGCGATGCTCTCCCCCGCCGATACCGTCATCGTCCCGATGCAGGACATCCTCGGTCTCGGGGAGGAGGCGCGGATGAACCGCCCGGGCACGACGGAGGGGAACTGGGAGTGGCGGCTCCGGCCCGACCAGGCAGGGGAAGAGAGCATGCGGGAGTTCGCCGAGGTGACGGGGATTTATGGGAGGGGGTGA